The Vibrio crassostreae genomic interval TGCAGCGTTAAGCAGGTCGGCCATTTTTGATGAATCGTATTCATTCATCTGACAGCCCCAAGTTTTAATTAGCAGTTTCTTACTCATTATATGTTCGCTCGATCGTTAGTTTAATTTAAGGGAGCAAATCGCCCATTATTCATCCGCTAGCTCCATATGTCATAATTCAGTATTCAGTTTTATGACAGGCTCTAGCGGCAAGCGGCGTATTGTACTGGTTTCAAAACCGACTGACTAGTAGTCTGAACAAATCTCTTATGTAGTGGTTTTTATTATCGTTAACGCCATATGCCATAAGGGATAACCCTTTTTTCGAATAAGGTTTTTGGTTACAAGTTAGTTATGAAAAAGTACAATCAAAAACAGTCAAAGAATCAAACTGATAAGTACAAAATATGAACAGTTACGATATTGTAGTAGTCGGTGGCGGCATGGTTGGCGCAGCAACAGCTATCGGTTTTGCAAAGCAAGGTCTGAGTGTTGCGGTAATCGAAGGTTTTGCCCCACAAGCTTTTGATGAGTCACAAACGATGGACATTCGTGTGTCAGCGATTTCTCAAGCATCGGTCGAGTTGCTTGAAGATCTTGGTGCATGGCAAAGTATTGCAGCGATGCGAGTGTGTTCATATAAGCGTTTAGAGACGTGGGAACACCCAGAGTGTCGTACTCGGTTTGATGCTGCATCACTGGACCTTCCTCGTTTGGGCTATATCGTTGAGAACAGACTTATTCAATTGGGCTTATGGTCTCAGTTTGATGCTTATGACAATTTAGAACTGTTGTGCCCTGAAAAGTTGGATGAGATTGAGTTTGGCGAAACTAATATCGTTAAGCTTCAATCTGGGGCTGAGCTATCCACGAAATGGGTGATTGGTGCGGATGGCGCGAATTCAGCCGTTCGTCAACAAGCTGGTATCGGTATTACTGCTTGGGACTACCGCCAGCACTGTATGCTTATCAACGTAGAAACCGAGCAGCCTCAGCAAGATATTACTTGGCAGCAATTTTTACCAAGTGGTCCTCGTTCATTTTTGCCTTTGTGTTCTCTAACCTCTGACGGTCAAGAAATCGGGCAGGGGTCATTAGTTTGGTATGATTCTCCACTGCGTATTAAGCAACTGTCAGCAATGACCCCTGAAAAACTACGTAACGAAGTACTTTCTCACTTTCCTAAAGAGTTAGGTGATATTAAAGTCTTGAATTCGGGTTCTTTTCCTCTGGCACGGCGTCATGCTCAATCATATTCGAAGAATAACTGTATTTTAGTCGGGGACTCTGCACATACGATCAACCCATTGGCAGGGCAGGGTGTTAACTTAGGCTTCAAAGATGTATCAGTCCTGTTGGATGTCACCAAAGAAAAGGGTGAATTGAATCAGTTTGTAGCAAGACGTTATGAAGTGATGAGAAGAGGCGACAACCTAATGATGCAGAGTGGCATGGATTTTTTCTACAAGACATTCAGCAACGACATTGGTCCGCTCAAGTTTGCACGTAATGCTGCGCTAAAATTAGCAGAGAACTCTGGGCCGATTAAAACCCAAGTATTGAAATACGCCTTAGGCCTTTAATTTATTAGTTCAGATTATCTATATAGAGAAGGAGAGCAGATGCTCTCCTTTTTTGTTTGGTGCTGAGTGCTATAACTGCTGTGTAACGCAAACCGGTGCGTCGATCTCTAAAGAGTATCCTGTATAAACCAAAGACCCATCCTCACTATTTCGTTTGAATGAGGTGATGCTATTGGAGTGTTGGTTTGCTGCGATAAGCCATCGTCCGCAGTCAGTAATATGAAAATCGCGAGGGAAGTTGCCTTCAGTATTATAGCTATCAATAAAAATAGGCATTTTCGTTGTAGGCTCGATTCTGAAGCAACTGATCCTTGATTGGTGTCGACAAGATACATAGAGGAATTGCTCATCCGGCGATAGTTTTATCGCAGCCGTAGCTTCTCCTTTCTCCATATTGGGAAGCGCATCAATTTCTTCTACGATATTCCATACACCCAAAACCTTTTCCAACATAAGTATCGATTCAGAGAGCTCGCAGATCACATAGGCTCTGTCTTCTGCTTTGTTAAAGATTAAATGGCGAGGTCCATTGCCGGCTGGCACTTTAATAGACTGCATAGGCTCGTCTAGAAACTCTTCCTGTTCTTCATCGAAGCAATAGAAGTTGATTCGATCGGTGCCGAGATCGACAGTCACAAACTGTGGCGAGTTTTGTAAGAACAGACATTGGTGGGCGTGCGGGCTAGTTTGTCTCTCTTTGTTTGGCCCGGAACCAACCATCTTGATTGTTTTGAGGCGCTTATCGATGTTGCCATTGATACTTAAGCTAAAAATATCGAATGTGCCTGATGAGTATTGCGACGTGATAGCAAACTTATTGTGTGGATCTATCGTGATGTGGCAGGGGTGACCGCCAGCGATAGTACCGGAGTTCTTAACCGTCTTTGAGTTAGGGCTAGGAATATGAATCAGCTGCGGCTGTTTTGGCTGATCAATTTCAGACGCGGTATAGATGCCAAGTTTTGTCGCTACGACAAAAGACGGGTTAGTGCACTCTGCAACGAGCTCTAAAGGTAATAGCTTTCCGCTTTCCAAGTCTAATTGAGCCTGATATACGCCTTGGCTTTTACTGGGAGTGTCTGTGTAGCAACCGATCGTTAGAGTGAGGTTTTTCATAGGGCAGTCATACTCAATTAGAAAATGGAGCAGACATTGTCTTATAAAAAAGTCATGAAGTGATTAGATAGAGAGAAATACTTGGTGACGGAGTTATCAGATTTACATATTCCAGATAAAACAAAACCCAGCTAAAAAGCTGGGTTTCATTCAATGATGGTGCGGTCGGAGAGACTTGAACTCTCACACCTCTCGGCGCCAGAACCTAAATCTGGTGCGTCTACCAATTCCGCCACGACCGCAGCAAATCTTTGTAGTCATATCGAATATTGGTGCTTCAATAAGACATTGTATAAGTGGTGGCTACTGCGGGATTTGAACCTGCGACCCCATCATTATGAGTGATGTGCTCTAACCAACTGAGCTAAGTAGCCATAAAAAATCTAATAGATTCATTATTTGTTCTCTAATTAAAGAGAAATAATGGTGCGGTCGGAGAGACTTGAACTCTCACACCTCTCGGCGCCAGAACCTAAATCTGGTGCGTCTACCAATTCCGCCACGACCGCAGCAAAGCTTTATAGTTATATCGACATTGGTGATTCGATGTAACGTTGTGCTCTTAGTTAACTACTTAAGTAATAAAACAAAGAGTTTAAATAGTGGCTGGGCTACCTGGATTCGAACCAGGGAATGCTGGCATCAAAAGCCAGTGCCTTACCGCTTGGCGATAGCCCAACAATGATATCATTTAAGATATCTAAATAATGGTGCGGTCGGAGAGACTTGAACTCTCACACCTCTCGGCGCCAGAACCTAAATCTGGTGCGTCTACCAATTCCGCCACGACCGCAGCAAATCTTTATAGTCATATCGAATATTGGTGCTTCAATAAGACATTGTATAAGTGGTGGCTACTGCGGGATTTGAACCTGCGACCCCATCATTATGAGTGATGTGCTCTAACCAACTGAGCTAAGTAGCCATAATAAATCTAATAGATTCACTATTTGTTCTCTAATTAAAGAGAAATAATGGTGCGGTCGGAGAGACTTGAACTCTCACACCTCTCGGCGCCAGAACCTAAATCTGGTGCGTCTACCAATTCCGCCACGACCGCAGCAAATCTTTATAGTTATATCGACATTGGTGATTCGATGTAACGTTGTGCTCTTAGTTAACTACTTAAGTAATAAAACAAAGAGTTTAAATAGTGGCTGGGCTACCTGGATTCGAACCAGGGAATGCTGGCATCAAAAGCCAGTGCCTTACCGCTTGGCGATAGCCCAACAATGATATCACTTAAGATATCTAAATAATGGTGCGGTCGGAGAGACTTGAACTCTCACACCTCTCGGCGCCAGAACCTAAATCTGGTGCGTCTACCAATTCCGCCACGACCGCAGCAAATCTTTATAGTTATATCGACATTGGTGATTCGATGTAACGTTGTGCTCTTAGTCAACTACTTAAGTAATAAAACAAAGAGTTTAAATAGTGGCTGGGCTACCTGGATTCGAACCAGGGAATGCTGGCATCAAAAGCCAGTGCCTTACCGCTTGGCGATAGCCCAACAATGATATCGCTTAAGATATCTAAATAATGGTGCGGTCGGAGAGACTTGAACTCTCACACCTCTCGGCGCCAGAACCTAAATCTGGTGCGTCTACCAATTCCGCCACGACCGCAGCAAATCTTTATAGTTATATCGACATTGGTGATTCGATGTAACGTTGTGCTCTTAGTTTTCTATTTAACTTTAAAACAAGCTAAGTAAAAACAAAGAGTTTTAAATAGTGGCTGGGCTACCTGGATTCGAACCAGGGAATGCTGGCATCAAAAGCCAGTGCCTTACCGCTTGGCGATAGCCCAACAATGATATCACTTAAGATATCTAAATAATGGTGCGGTCGGAGAGACTTGAACTCTCACACCTCTCGGCGCCAGAACCTAAATCTGGTGCGTCTACCAATTCCGCCACGACCGCAGCAAAGCTTTATAGTTATATCGACATTGGTGATTCGATGTAACGTTGTGCTCTTAGTTAACTACTTAAGTAATCAAACAAAGAGTTTAAATAGTGGCTGGGCTACCTGGATTCGAACCAGGGAATGCTGGCATCAAAAGCCAGTGCCTTACCGCTTGGCGATAGCCCAACAATGATATCATTTAAGATATCTAAATAATGGTGCGGTCGGAGAGACTTGAACTCTCACACCTCTCGGCGCCAGAACCTAAATCTGGTGCGTCTACCAATTCCGCCACGACCGCAGCAAATCTTTATAGTTATATCGACATTGGTGATTCAATATAACGTTGTTTGTTCTTCTTTCATAAAGAAAGAATGGTGGCTACTGCGGGATTTGAACCTGCGACCCCATCATTATGAGTGATGTGCTCTAACCAACTGAGCTAAGTAGCCATCTGAGAGCGAAGTAATATAATATAATCTCGCTTCCAATGCCATTATCTTTTTAAAGATAATTACACTTTAAATAGTGGCTGGGCTACCTGGATTCGAACCAGGGAATGCTGGCATCAAAAGCCAGTGCCTTACCGCTTGGCGATAGCCCAACAATGATATCACTTAAGATATCTCAATATGGTGCGGTCGGAGAGACTTGAACTCTCACACCTCTCGGCGCCAGAACCTAAATCTGGTGCGTCTACCAATTCCGCCACGACCGCTTTACTTTCCTAAAAACTCTTGTCGTTAATAAACATGTATTTAATAACAAACAGAGTGCTTAGGAAATGGTGGCTACTGCGGGATTTGAACCTGCGACCCCATCATTATGAGTGATGTGCTCTAACCAACTGAGCTAAGTAGCCATTTCCAAATTGTCGTTCATTTCGAGACGTTGCCGCTTCGTTGTGAACGGGGCGCATTATGCGTAGTTGAGCGAAACCCGTCAACTTTTTTTTTGAATAAATCGCGAATAAACATCTGTTCGGTTTCTTTTTAGGCAAAGAGGCGTATTTGTCGACAAAAAACAGGTCAAAAAGGCGATATATATAGGAAGTTAAGTTTCTGATGAGGGGCAATTTAGAAAGGGGAAAAACAAAAAGGCCAGTGAATTCACTGGCCTTTTTTCTAGATGTTTAATCAGAATTATACGTTGAAGCGGAAGTGAACAACGTCACCATCTTTAACAATGTATTCTTTACCTTCAAGGCGCCATTTACCTGCGTCTTTCGCTCCGCTCTCACCGTTAAATTCGATGAAGTGATCAAATCCAACAACTTCAGCACGGATGAAACCTTTCTCGAAGTCTGTGTGGATCTTACCCGCTGCTTGTGGCGCAGTTGCACCTACAGGGATTGTCCAAGCACGAACTTCTTTAACGCCAGCTGTGAAGTAAGTTTGAAGAGTCAGTAGTTCGTAACCAGAGCGGATCACTCGGTTAAGACCTGGCTCTTCGATACCCATATCCGCTAGGAACTCTTCGCGATCTTCGTCGTCAAGTTCAGAAAGCTCAGATTCGATTGCTGCACAAACAGCAACAACTACGTTGTTTTCGTTTTCAGCGTATTCACGAACAGCGTCTAGGTATGGGTTATTTTCAAAACCATCTTCTGCAACGTTTGCGATGTACATTGTTGGCTTAAGCGTTAGGAAGTTTAGGTAGCCGATTGCTGCCGCTTCTTCTTTGCCAAGTTCAACAGTACGCGCCATCCCACCTTCTGTTAGAACTGGAAGTAGCTTTTCTAGTACAGTGATTTCGAATTTAGCGTCTTTGTCGCCGCCTTTTGCTTTCTTCGCGTTACGTTGAATTGCACGCTCACAGCTGTCTAAGTCAGCCAGTGCAAGTTCAAGGTTGATCACTTCGATATCTTCGATTGGAGATACTTTGCCAGCAACGTGAACAATGTTTTCATTTTCAAAGCAGCGCACAACGTGACCGATAGCGTCAGTTTCACGGATGTTAGCTAGGAATTTGTTACCAAGACCTTCACCTTTAGATGCGCCAGCTACTAGGCCCGCGATATCTACGAATTCCATTGTCGTTGGAAGGATCTTCTGTGGATTAACAATTTTTGCTAATGCATCTAAGCGTAGATCTGGAACCGGAACGATACCTGTGTTTGGTTCGATCGTACAAAATGGAAAGTTTGCTGCTTCGATGCCTGCTTTAGTCAGTGCGTTAAACAGAGTTGACTTACCAACGTTTGGTAGACCAACGATGCCACATTTAAAACCCATGATATAAACCTTATTCTGCTTTGAACGTATGTAAGCGATTTTGTGCTTTTGGTAGGCCATCTTTCAATAAGATGTCTAGGCTGCGAACCGATTCGTCAACGACGGCCTCGATACACTCTTGCTCTTTTTGAGGAGCTTTGCCTAATACATAACCTGCAACTTTATCTTTGTGTCCTGGATGGCCAATGCCTAATCTAAGACGATAGAATTCTTTATTGTTACCCTGTTTGCTGATGATGTCTTTCAGACCATTATGTCCACCATGACCACCACCTTTTTTAAACTTTCCAATACCAGGAGGCAGATCTAACTCGTCGTGAGCGACCATGATCTCTTCAGGTTTAATTTGGTAGAACTTTGCTAAGGCTGCAACTGCTTTGCCTGACAAGTTCATAAAAGTCGTTGGGATCAGCAAACGAAGATCTTCACCGTGAACCATGATACGACCCGTTAGGCCAAAGAACTTTGG includes:
- a CDS encoding 2-octaprenyl-3-methyl-6-methoxy-1,4-benzoquinol hydroxylase, which translates into the protein MNSYDIVVVGGGMVGAATAIGFAKQGLSVAVIEGFAPQAFDESQTMDIRVSAISQASVELLEDLGAWQSIAAMRVCSYKRLETWEHPECRTRFDAASLDLPRLGYIVENRLIQLGLWSQFDAYDNLELLCPEKLDEIEFGETNIVKLQSGAELSTKWVIGADGANSAVRQQAGIGITAWDYRQHCMLINVETEQPQQDITWQQFLPSGPRSFLPLCSLTSDGQEIGQGSLVWYDSPLRIKQLSAMTPEKLRNEVLSHFPKELGDIKVLNSGSFPLARRHAQSYSKNNCILVGDSAHTINPLAGQGVNLGFKDVSVLLDVTKEKGELNQFVARRYEVMRRGDNLMMQSGMDFFYKTFSNDIGPLKFARNAALKLAENSGPIKTQVLKYALGL
- a CDS encoding lactonase family protein; this encodes MKNLTLTIGCYTDTPSKSQGVYQAQLDLESGKLLPLELVAECTNPSFVVATKLGIYTASEIDQPKQPQLIHIPSPNSKTVKNSGTIAGGHPCHITIDPHNKFAITSQYSSGTFDIFSLSINGNIDKRLKTIKMVGSGPNKERQTSPHAHQCLFLQNSPQFVTVDLGTDRINFYCFDEEQEEFLDEPMQSIKVPAGNGPRHLIFNKAEDRAYVICELSESILMLEKVLGVWNIVEEIDALPNMEKGEATAAIKLSPDEQFLYVSCRHQSRISCFRIEPTTKMPIFIDSYNTEGNFPRDFHITDCGRWLIAANQHSNSITSFKRNSEDGSLVYTGYSLEIDAPVCVTQQL
- the ychF gene encoding redox-regulated ATPase YchF, with the translated sequence MGFKCGIVGLPNVGKSTLFNALTKAGIEAANFPFCTIEPNTGIVPVPDLRLDALAKIVNPQKILPTTMEFVDIAGLVAGASKGEGLGNKFLANIRETDAIGHVVRCFENENIVHVAGKVSPIEDIEVINLELALADLDSCERAIQRNAKKAKGGDKDAKFEITVLEKLLPVLTEGGMARTVELGKEEAAAIGYLNFLTLKPTMYIANVAEDGFENNPYLDAVREYAENENNVVVAVCAAIESELSELDDEDREEFLADMGIEEPGLNRVIRSGYELLTLQTYFTAGVKEVRAWTIPVGATAPQAAGKIHTDFEKGFIRAEVVGFDHFIEFNGESGAKDAGKWRLEGKEYIVKDGDVVHFRFNV
- the pth gene encoding aminoacyl-tRNA hydrolase, whose protein sequence is MSQQIKLLVGLANPGPEYAKTRHNAGAWVVEELARVHNVTLKNEPKFFGLTGRIMVHGEDLRLLIPTTFMNLSGKAVAALAKFYQIKPEEIMVAHDELDLPPGIGKFKKGGGHGGHNGLKDIISKQGNNKEFYRLRLGIGHPGHKDKVAGYVLGKAPQKEQECIEAVVDESVRSLDILLKDGLPKAQNRLHTFKAE